A region of Diadema setosum chromosome 15, eeDiaSeto1, whole genome shotgun sequence DNA encodes the following proteins:
- the LOC140239242 gene encoding uncharacterized protein → MEKSGSQYDNPSSLPAYAKMEEDTAPPRGSRFALWRIPCTAVLITALLVAGAITITAVVHKGSAHCEQPPNGGGPDRTRDQILDHNASRNLELRGGNGESASETMNYNSALNTVLINAPGNFSGSSPATIAIDFDRNVVFINVHDQNSCVGFALGDEMAEDTKNLIRSKDHNQVIDLVSDKTETGNYRVTGTIPDGYLQTANGPVIRGMCSGRSSLWLEVETDEVMPGRQERGRFCAYVCAYVNGFRVCYRRCW, encoded by the exons ATGGAGAAATCAGGATCCCAG TACGACAATCCCTCGTCTCTGCCAGCGTACGCCAAGATGGAGGAAGACACGGCGCCACCCAGAGGCTCGCGTTTCGCCTTGTGGAGGATCCCCTGTACCGCTGTACTCATCACAGCTCTTCTTGTAGCCGGTGCCATCACAATCACTGCAGTAGTTCACAAGGGGAGTGCTCACTGTGAGCAACCACCCAACGGTGGTGGCCCGGACAGAACACGTGATCAGATCCTTGATCATAATGCA TCTAGGAACCTAGAGCTGAGGGGCGGAAACGGAGAGTCTGCCTCTGAAACCATGAACTACAACAGCGCCCTCAACACTGTTCTCATCAACGCTCCTGGTAACTTCAGCGGCAGCTCGCCAGCCACGATCGCCATCGACTTCGATCGG AATGTGGTGTTTATCAATGTCCACGATCAGAACTCGTGCGTGGGTTTCGCCCTGGGAGACGAAATGGCGGAGGACACGAAAAACCTCATCAGGAGCAAAGATCACAATCAG gtcatcGACTTGGTCTCGGACAAGACAGAAACCGGAAACTACCGTGTCACTGGAACGATCCCTGACGGTTACCTCCAGACTGCCAACGGACCTGTCATTCGCGGGATGTGCAGCGGTCGATCCTCTCTGTGGTTGGAGGTGGAAACGGATGAAGTGATGCCAGGGAGGCAGGAGAGAGGAAGATTCTGTGCTTACGTTTGCGCGTATGTGAATGGTTTCAGAGTGTGCTACCGGAGGTGCTGGTAA